The Nicotiana tabacum cultivar K326 chromosome 14, ASM71507v2, whole genome shotgun sequence genome contains a region encoding:
- the LOC107763327 gene encoding putative linoleate 9S-lipoxygenase 5 isoform X1, whose product MGIFPPCCTEVLEKMLEMVCGKQHDVPRESDSSNQTSSIKIKGTVVLRKKNVLNFKDAGSAFLDRMHELFGKRVILQLISADPGNGSKGKVGKPAILDWTSSKTWISVEEVTFNITFEWDESIGVPGAFIIKNYHHSQFYLKTVALEDIPSHGKVHFVCNSWVYPAHRYKYDRVFFSNKTYLPCNTPEPLRPYRNEELVNLQGTGSGKLKEWDRVYDYAVYNDLGHGRPVLGGGKDYPYPRRGRTGRPLTKRDSSLESRLPLLSLNIYVPRDERFNHVKFVDFLGYGAKSMGRVIIPQIATLLAKPFNEFKSFKHVLKVYKGRVPDNSTECMPWEFLKGQLHKFPIPHVIKDNNSAWRTDEEFGREMLAGVNPVIIQRLQEFPPTSKLDPEVYGDQTSKITRDQIEKYMDGLTVDDAIKYNRLFILDYHDGLMPYLKRINSTTNKIYASRTLLLLQDDGTLKPLAIELSLPHPQGDKHGSSSQVFTPCNDESAEGYVWHLAKAYVAVNDSGYHQLVSHWLNTHAALEPFIIAANRQLSVLHPIYKLLHPHFRDTMNINALARQILISAGGILELTVFPSKYAMEMSSSIYKNWVFTEQALPADLLKRGVAVPDPSQPYGLRLLIEDYPYAVDGLEIWSAIETWVDEYCSFYYLADDMIQGDSELQSWWTEVRNVGHGDLKDEPWWPQMQTRDELVQTCTIIIWVASALHAAVNFGQYPYAGYLPNRPTVSRRFMPMPGTPEYVELESNHERAYLKTITAQFQTLLGISLIEMLSMHSSDEIYLGQRDTPEWTSDSPPRHAFDGFRHKLVEIENRIMDRNNGNTLKNRKGPIQMPYTLLYPNASGDKSTTGLTGKGIPNSISI is encoded by the exons ATGGGGATCTTTCCACCATGTTGTACAGAGGTACTGGAGAAAATGCTGGAAATGGTTTGCGGGAAGCAGCATGATGTTCCAAGAGAAAGCGATTCTAGCAACCAAACCAGTTCCATTAAGATCAAGGGGACAGTTGTATTGAGGAAGAAAAATGTTTTGAACTTCAAGGATGCTGGTTCTGCTTTCCTTGATCGAATGCACGAGCTCTTTGGCAAACGTGTCATCCTACAGCTCATTAGTGCTGATCCTG GAAATGGATCAAAAGGGAAGGTGGGAAAACCAGCAATATTGGACTGGACATCCAGCAAGACTTGGATATCAGTGGAAGAAGTTACATTCAATATTACATTTGAGTGGGATGAGTCAATAGGAGTTCCTGGTGCTTTCATTATAAAGAACTATCATCATAGCCAGTTTTACCTGAAGACCGTCGCTTTAGAAGATATTCCTAGCCATGGCAAAGTTCATTTCGTCTGCAATTCTTGGGTGTATCCAGCACATCGTTACAAGTACGATAGGGTGTTTTTTAGCAACAAG ACATACCTGCCATGCAACACACCAGAACCCCTTCGGCCATACAGGAATGAGGAGCTTGTTAATCTTCAGGGTACAGGTTCTGGCAAACTCAAGGAATGGGACAGAGTTTACGACTATGCAGTCTACAATGATTTAGGACATGGTCGACCGGTGCTTGGTGGGGGCAAGGATTATCCATACCCCCGAAGAGGAAGAACAGGCCGTCCACTGACTAAAAGAG ATTCTAGCTTAGAGAGCAGGCTGCCACTTCTGAGTTTGAACATTTATGTTCCACGAGATGAACGTTTCAACCATGTGAAATTTGTAGATTTCCTTGGATACGGTGCCAAATCAATGGGTCGGGTCATAATTCCACAGATTGCAACTCTCTTAGCCAAACCTTTTAACGAGTTTAAAAGCTTCAAACATGTACTAAAAGTCTATAAAGGTCGAGTTCCTGATAACTCCACGGAATGCATGCCATGGGAATTTCTCAAAGGACAACTTCATAAATTTCCAATTCCTCATGTAATTAAAG ATAATAACTCTGCATGGAGGACAGATGAAGAGTTTGGACGTGAAATGCTGGCCGGAGTCAACCCTGTGATTATCCAACGTCTACAG GAATTTCCGCCCACAAGCAAGCTAGATCCTGAAGTATATGGCGACCAGACCAGTAAAATCACAAGGGACCAAATTGAGAAATACATGGATGGACTAACTGTGGATGAT GCAATTAAGTATAACAGGCTATTCATCTTAGATTATCATGATGGACTTATGCCTTATCTTAAACGGATTAACTCAACAACCAATAAGATCTATGCTAGTCGGACCCTCCTTTTACTCCAAGATGATGGAACATTAAAGCCACTTGCAATCGAACTGAGCTTACCGCACCCACAAGGAGATAAACATGGTTCCAGCAGTCAAGTATTTACCCCATGTAATGATGAGAGTGCTGAAGGCTATGTCTGGCATCTGGCTAAAGCCTATGTTGCTGTAAATGATTCTGGATATCATCAGCTCGTCAGTCACTG GTTGAATACCCATGCGGCATTAGAGCCATTTATCATAGCAGCAAACAGACAATTGAGTGTGCTTCATCCAATCTATAAACTTCTACATCCCCACTTCCGCGATACAATGAACATCAATGCTTTGGCTCGGCAGATCCTCATTAGTGCAGGTGGAATACTTGAGTTGACAGTATTTCCATCCAAGTATGCCATGGAAATGTCTTCTTCCATCTATAAGAATTGGGTGTTCACTGAGCAGGCACTCCCTGCAGATCTACTTAAGAG aGGAGTTGCAGTGCCAGACCCAAGCCAGCCTTATGGCCTTAGACTTCTGATAGAGGATTATCCTTACGCCGTTGATGGACTTGAGATTTGGTCAGCAATTGAAACCTGGGTGGACGAGTATTGCTCATTCTATTACTTAGCGGATGACATGATCCAAGGTGATTCTGAACTTCAATCATGGTGGACAGAAGTTCGCAACGTGGGTCATGGTGACTTGAAAGATGAACCATGGTGGCCTCAGATGCAGACAAGAGATGAGCTTGTCCAAACATGCACCATAATCATATGGGTGGCTTCTGCTCTTCATGCAGCAGTTAATTTTGGGCAATATCCTTATGCTGGTTATCTCCCAAATCGCCCAACCGTAAGCCGGCGCTTTATGCCAATGCCAGGCACTCCTGAGTATGTTGAGCTTGAGTCAAACCATGAGCGAGCCTACCTAAAGACCATCACAGCCCAGTTCCAAACTCTTCTTGGCATCTCTTTGATAGAGATGTTATCCATGCATTCTTCAGATGAGATTTATCTTGGACAAAGAGATACTCCTGAATGGACTTCTGATAGTCCACCACGACATGCATTTGATGGATTCCGTCACAAACTGGTAGAAATCGAGAACAGAATAATGGATAGGAACAACGGCAATACATTGAAGAACCGAAAAGGACCTATACAGATGCCTTATACGTTACTCTACCCAAACGCATCAGGTGACAAGAGTACTACTGGACTTACTGGAAAGGGAATTCCCAATAGTATCTCAATCTGA
- the LOC107763327 gene encoding putative linoleate 9S-lipoxygenase 5 isoform X2, whose amino-acid sequence MGIFPPCCTEVLEKMLEMVCGKQHDVPRESDSSNQTSSIKIKGTVVLRKKNVLNFKDAGSAFLDRMHELFGKRVILQLISADPGNGSKGKVGKPAILDWTSSKTWISVEEVTFNITFEWDESIGVPGAFIIKNYHHSQFYLKTVALEDIPSHGKVHFVCNSWVYPAHRYKYDRVFFSNKTYLPCNTPEPLRPYRNEELVNLQGTGSGKLKEWDRVYDYAVYNDLGHGRPVLGGGKDYPYPRRGRTGRPLTKRDFLGYGAKSMGRVIIPQIATLLAKPFNEFKSFKHVLKVYKGRVPDNSTECMPWEFLKGQLHKFPIPHVIKDNNSAWRTDEEFGREMLAGVNPVIIQRLQEFPPTSKLDPEVYGDQTSKITRDQIEKYMDGLTVDDAIKYNRLFILDYHDGLMPYLKRINSTTNKIYASRTLLLLQDDGTLKPLAIELSLPHPQGDKHGSSSQVFTPCNDESAEGYVWHLAKAYVAVNDSGYHQLVSHWLNTHAALEPFIIAANRQLSVLHPIYKLLHPHFRDTMNINALARQILISAGGILELTVFPSKYAMEMSSSIYKNWVFTEQALPADLLKRGVAVPDPSQPYGLRLLIEDYPYAVDGLEIWSAIETWVDEYCSFYYLADDMIQGDSELQSWWTEVRNVGHGDLKDEPWWPQMQTRDELVQTCTIIIWVASALHAAVNFGQYPYAGYLPNRPTVSRRFMPMPGTPEYVELESNHERAYLKTITAQFQTLLGISLIEMLSMHSSDEIYLGQRDTPEWTSDSPPRHAFDGFRHKLVEIENRIMDRNNGNTLKNRKGPIQMPYTLLYPNASGDKSTTGLTGKGIPNSISI is encoded by the exons ATGGGGATCTTTCCACCATGTTGTACAGAGGTACTGGAGAAAATGCTGGAAATGGTTTGCGGGAAGCAGCATGATGTTCCAAGAGAAAGCGATTCTAGCAACCAAACCAGTTCCATTAAGATCAAGGGGACAGTTGTATTGAGGAAGAAAAATGTTTTGAACTTCAAGGATGCTGGTTCTGCTTTCCTTGATCGAATGCACGAGCTCTTTGGCAAACGTGTCATCCTACAGCTCATTAGTGCTGATCCTG GAAATGGATCAAAAGGGAAGGTGGGAAAACCAGCAATATTGGACTGGACATCCAGCAAGACTTGGATATCAGTGGAAGAAGTTACATTCAATATTACATTTGAGTGGGATGAGTCAATAGGAGTTCCTGGTGCTTTCATTATAAAGAACTATCATCATAGCCAGTTTTACCTGAAGACCGTCGCTTTAGAAGATATTCCTAGCCATGGCAAAGTTCATTTCGTCTGCAATTCTTGGGTGTATCCAGCACATCGTTACAAGTACGATAGGGTGTTTTTTAGCAACAAG ACATACCTGCCATGCAACACACCAGAACCCCTTCGGCCATACAGGAATGAGGAGCTTGTTAATCTTCAGGGTACAGGTTCTGGCAAACTCAAGGAATGGGACAGAGTTTACGACTATGCAGTCTACAATGATTTAGGACATGGTCGACCGGTGCTTGGTGGGGGCAAGGATTATCCATACCCCCGAAGAGGAAGAACAGGCCGTCCACTGACTAAAAGAG ATTTCCTTGGATACGGTGCCAAATCAATGGGTCGGGTCATAATTCCACAGATTGCAACTCTCTTAGCCAAACCTTTTAACGAGTTTAAAAGCTTCAAACATGTACTAAAAGTCTATAAAGGTCGAGTTCCTGATAACTCCACGGAATGCATGCCATGGGAATTTCTCAAAGGACAACTTCATAAATTTCCAATTCCTCATGTAATTAAAG ATAATAACTCTGCATGGAGGACAGATGAAGAGTTTGGACGTGAAATGCTGGCCGGAGTCAACCCTGTGATTATCCAACGTCTACAG GAATTTCCGCCCACAAGCAAGCTAGATCCTGAAGTATATGGCGACCAGACCAGTAAAATCACAAGGGACCAAATTGAGAAATACATGGATGGACTAACTGTGGATGAT GCAATTAAGTATAACAGGCTATTCATCTTAGATTATCATGATGGACTTATGCCTTATCTTAAACGGATTAACTCAACAACCAATAAGATCTATGCTAGTCGGACCCTCCTTTTACTCCAAGATGATGGAACATTAAAGCCACTTGCAATCGAACTGAGCTTACCGCACCCACAAGGAGATAAACATGGTTCCAGCAGTCAAGTATTTACCCCATGTAATGATGAGAGTGCTGAAGGCTATGTCTGGCATCTGGCTAAAGCCTATGTTGCTGTAAATGATTCTGGATATCATCAGCTCGTCAGTCACTG GTTGAATACCCATGCGGCATTAGAGCCATTTATCATAGCAGCAAACAGACAATTGAGTGTGCTTCATCCAATCTATAAACTTCTACATCCCCACTTCCGCGATACAATGAACATCAATGCTTTGGCTCGGCAGATCCTCATTAGTGCAGGTGGAATACTTGAGTTGACAGTATTTCCATCCAAGTATGCCATGGAAATGTCTTCTTCCATCTATAAGAATTGGGTGTTCACTGAGCAGGCACTCCCTGCAGATCTACTTAAGAG aGGAGTTGCAGTGCCAGACCCAAGCCAGCCTTATGGCCTTAGACTTCTGATAGAGGATTATCCTTACGCCGTTGATGGACTTGAGATTTGGTCAGCAATTGAAACCTGGGTGGACGAGTATTGCTCATTCTATTACTTAGCGGATGACATGATCCAAGGTGATTCTGAACTTCAATCATGGTGGACAGAAGTTCGCAACGTGGGTCATGGTGACTTGAAAGATGAACCATGGTGGCCTCAGATGCAGACAAGAGATGAGCTTGTCCAAACATGCACCATAATCATATGGGTGGCTTCTGCTCTTCATGCAGCAGTTAATTTTGGGCAATATCCTTATGCTGGTTATCTCCCAAATCGCCCAACCGTAAGCCGGCGCTTTATGCCAATGCCAGGCACTCCTGAGTATGTTGAGCTTGAGTCAAACCATGAGCGAGCCTACCTAAAGACCATCACAGCCCAGTTCCAAACTCTTCTTGGCATCTCTTTGATAGAGATGTTATCCATGCATTCTTCAGATGAGATTTATCTTGGACAAAGAGATACTCCTGAATGGACTTCTGATAGTCCACCACGACATGCATTTGATGGATTCCGTCACAAACTGGTAGAAATCGAGAACAGAATAATGGATAGGAACAACGGCAATACATTGAAGAACCGAAAAGGACCTATACAGATGCCTTATACGTTACTCTACCCAAACGCATCAGGTGACAAGAGTACTACTGGACTTACTGGAAAGGGAATTCCCAATAGTATCTCAATCTGA